DNA sequence from the Cydia fagiglandana chromosome 12, ilCydFagi1.1, whole genome shotgun sequence genome:
tttcatatttaattacttacctcttcatcattataacacgtttattttttaatattcaatattgaaaattccgttcttaataagttgactgaatggaacggaatagctgccaaacgcccatagatataatatacttaaagacgacgtctaaccgagctgtcactgttaccacttttgtttagtgtacgattaacaatgtttttcttattttttcgcaactgtattaaaaaacgtcgttcgatacacgtgcggaaatgtcattcttcactcgtcccgagtcttgccactcgcctgcggctcgtggcaagatatctcggtactcgtgaagtaatgacataccttccgcactagcatcgaaatgtactattacctaCTTTAGAAAAAGTTGATAGGATCTCTTGTCATATTATACACGATGTGCTGAATCGCGAAAATGCCCTTTTAATGTACctaatcgtcgggtgacaagcaaaagtcactaactaacaccattgaaattattggacaataaaccgtgttacaagtgtaataaagtgcattgttactttaatttttttatagtacttagtgacttttgcttgtcacccgacgtaaTCAATAAGTAAATCACCACAATTTTGGTACCGCATAGCAGGGGATTAGCTACCTTCTCACGCGCTGATATCACTTGCTGAATTCCCTCTAATcgctaaatacctacttacgcAGAAAGATATAAAACAAATTGTCACGTAATTCGCGAAGTTTGTTTCTGTGAACACTTCAAACCAGCGGACAAAATTATGAAGGGTAAATTGTGCGAGTTTTATACTTCCCATCCCattgtaacttaaatatataaatttttcCTTCGCTAATAGTTTGCAATTCGCgttcaaaatcataatttataaGATTGAATATGTCCTAAAATGTGTAATATACGTAGTGATGAGTCAGAAGCAATTGACATTATGGACCATAACATAACACAagagataaattgtttatccataattacaaatacctacattaatcaTTAATTTCATTCAAATTTATTAACACGCACACTTAAAATGTACTAGTTCATTaaaaaatcacattgcttaaaGTCTTGTAATTTTAATAGGTGTACCCCAAGGGTCTATTTTGGGGcttttattattacaaacaGTGATCGGACAAAGCATCGCAAAACCATAAAAAATCATGTATATCTCAAAATAGGGCAAGATTTATTAAACTGATATTATGTACacagtatctttataaaatttccagaAGATACTCAAAAACTGCCgttcaaaattgttaaaaaattgtatcatgttccatacaatatttatttttgcgataaatTGTCCGAACTCTGATTATAAAACTATATCTTAATCCTCAACTAATTTAATAACTTTTACATGTTTTTAGGTGTCGTAGCAGCATTATTAGTAGCCGTGGTCGCCGTAGCGGCCGACGATACATGTCCATCGGACTGGACCCAGGACAAACTTCTGGTCCATGATGATTGCAACAAATTCTACATGTGCAGATTTGGTGAACCAGTTGAGATGACCTGCTGGGGTGACCTTTTCTTCAACATTGATACCTGGGAGTGCGACTGGCCCTCGGAAGTAGAATGCGGTGACAGGAACATCCCTGGACAAGAGCCTACGACTACTGTTGAGCCAGAAACAGAGGCTACCACCCCTGAACCCACCACTGCTGAGCCTACCACTGCAGAACCTACTACTGCAGAGCCTACTACCGAAGAACCTACCACCGTAGAACCAACAACTGTTGAGCCTACTACCGAAGAACCTACAACTGTAGAGCCTACCACCGCAGAACCTACAACTGCTGAGCCTACCACCGAAGAACCTACCACCGTAGAACCAACAACTGTTGAGCCAACTACCGAAGAACCTACAACTTCTGAGCCTACCACCGAAGAACCCACGACTGCTGAACCTACAACTGCCGAGCCTACTACCACGGAACCCGCGACGGAAGAGCCCGCAACACCCGCGCCTGGGTTTCTCGAGAACGGTTGCCCTGTGGACCCCCACATCCACTGGCTGCTGCCTGTGGAGGGAGACTGCAACGGGTTCTACTATTGCGTGTGGGGAGAACTGGTGTTGAGGGAATGCGCGCCCGTCCTACACTTCAATAGAGAACTTCAGGTAAGTTATTCAATCATTTTACTAAGGTTACTGCTGTTCCCAACTGATATTAAGTATTAGAAAATTTGGgttgttaattttaaaatttgttaggCTCTTCCATTGCGaatcatgtatgtatgtaagaaTATCCTAAATATGTTATTCGTAGGTACTCGTTTTACtcgtttaatatttattataaaattcgATATCTACTTCGACATTCATATCTTACCTCGTGCCGTCAACGAAAgaaattgtatttaaaattttatttgttcTGTTAAACAAGACTAAAGAAATATTACTGTTTTAAGACTAAGTAGTTATAATTCCATTGAAACAGTGCACAAGGCTAGGTAAAATGTCTAATATCTCTTCATACGTAGATCCATAGCTGCAGAGCCCAAGATTTGTAGgatggagtaggtacctaaaagcGTATAAGTACCTGTACAAAGCGTATAagtgttttttaattataatattttataatttacaatCATACGTATGGAGATCGTCTACCTACTTACTGAATTCCATTTCTTTTCAGGTTTGTGACTGGCCCGAAAACGCTGGCTGCGCCACATCGCTGAATAAACACAACATCGGCCAATACCTTCAACGTTATTAGATCCACCTAAAACTTTGAGCCAAATAGCCATACAAGTTCACAATTACGTAACAACCGCCTTCCGAATAGAAGCTAATGTGAAAAATATTCTCAAAATAGATAATtctaggtaaaaaaaaatataaataataataaaacacccTTACAGAAAACCGTTGTGTTTGGTTTAATACTTTAATTCAAACTTTCATGTGTGTGTGTACCcttttaagtaagtatacagggtgtttggtccATCGTgtgccaaattaaaatggcggATAAGTGGGGTAGTTTTCTATCTTTTCACGCCCTTTAAACATTTTTTGGGCcccagagttttttttttggcttttttgatgtttttgaaGAATCTTCAGGGCCGACTTctttaaacttaaatttaaaaaaaagtaagtgaTAGAGAGATGCAACGTTTATTGCGTCGTGATTTCTAATGTTAAACGGTTTTATCAAAGTCAAAATTACTGACATTTtacctctagttttttttttattaaccctCAAATGTTTTACAACATGTAAAAATTTACACCAAAGTCATTttgattttcaattaaaaaaaaaacaaaaagagacCACGTTCTTAAAATTACTTTACTAAATTCTGTGTTCTGTCCTCTTTCTAATGATGTACAATAATCCCAAAAAAACTTTCGTGAACATCATTTTTTCCCGATGTTTTGTAACGGACGCAACAGGCAAAAATTATCGACGCCTAAACATTGACGCTGTAATCTCCTTTGAAATCCCCTTTGCCTATCCACACGCGGGTTTTTTTTCAGCGATGAGGTTTGTTGGTTGTGAGCTTTAAAACTTAACTTTCGTAAATTTAGTTGAAGGTGCTATCTCCCTCTTACGTAGCACAAAAGCTGTTAGGTTCCGACGTCGCGTTGCGTCCATAGTTAAGTTGTGTTTGGTTTTGTCtatcaaattttaattaaatgtgaACGCACCTTATTAGTGAGAGAccgttttaaaaaaataaaacttaggcGCGAAACGTGGGAAATGTGACCTATATCGGAACTTAAAAagctataaaaaaacaaaaggcAGAAAACTGAACTTTTATTAATCTCTGTTTTGTTGAGTTTTGATCATTTGAAAATGGCTACTTTTTCGAATGCAGAATACGCGGACATGTTAATGGCGTATGGTAAAGCCGATGGTGTTGCACGAGCAGCACAAAGAATCTACCACGAGCGATTCCCTAATAGACGCTTACCAACCCTCCACACGTTTCAAAACACTTGTACCGCCGCTTACGGGAAACTGGAAATTTGATCGTAAATGAACCAAGAGGGATTGTGGTGCGTTACAATGCTGAAGTTGATAACCGGATTTTGGCACTGTTCGAGGAAGAGCCGACTAGAAGCATCAGAGATGTAGCTGCATTACTCGAAGTTTCTATCTGGAAGGTGTGGAAAGTTCTTCGCCAAAACACAGACACACATTTCACTACATTTCAGTACAAGGTATTGAACGTTTGAATTTCTTTTGACCCATATACTTTAACATGAGActtaggtcatcatcatcatcatcaggctatgTAGTTCGCTGCTAAAATTCAACAAAACAGAGATTAATAAAAGTTCAGTTTTCtaccttttgttttttttatggcTTTTTAAGCTCCGACATCGGTCACATTTCCCACGTTTCGCgcctaagttttatttttttaaaacggTCTCTCACTAATAAGGTGCGTTCACATTTAATTACAATTTGATAGACAAAACCAAACACAAATTAACTATGGACGCGACGCGACGTCGGAACCTAACAGCTTTTGTGCTATGTAAGAGGGAGATAGCACCTTCAACTAAATTTACGAAAGTTAAGTTTTAAACCTTCACAACCAGCAAACCTCATCGCTGAAAAAAAACCCGCGTGTGGATAGGCAAAGGGAATTTCAAAGGAGATTACAGCGTCAATGAAGGCGTCGATAATTTTTGCCTGTTGCGTCCGTTACAAAACATCGGGAAAAAATGATGTTCACGAAAGTTTTTTTGGGATTATTGTACATCATTAGAAAGAGGACAGAACACAGAATTTAGTAAAGTAATTTTAAGAACGTGgtctctttttgtttttttttttttattgaaaatcaaaATGACTTTGGTGTAAATTTTTACATGTTGTAAAACATTTGagggttaataaaaaaaaactagaggtaAAATGTCAGTAATTTTGACTTTGATAAAACCGTTTAACATTAGACATCACGACGCAATAAACGTTGCATCTCTCTAtcacttacttttttttaaatttaagtttaaagAAGTCGGCCCTGAAGATTAttcaaaaacatcaaaaaagccaaaaaaaaaactctggagcccaaaaaaattttaaagGGCGTGAAAAGATAGAAAACTACCCCACTTATccgccattttaatttggcaaacgatggaccaaacaccctgtattatgtatgatgaaatatttatttatcgcaACTGCAATAATAGATAAcaactataaaactaaaaagttAAATCTATGTATGTGTTCTTACATCACATTCAGATAATTTATTAGATTCTATGAttaaataggtttttttttgtcgatAAAATAGCGGACGCGTGATACCTCGCGCCTAAACAAATAGTCATATCGATGTCATTAGTTTTTTCATCTTGCGTCATATTTACAGAGTAAATGGCAAAAACTGCAGAAAATTTGTAAAGCTAGAccagaagctccggccccggcccggtctagcgtgagtcatcctttactgtgCCATCTCCATTTCGCGCTATTTTCCTCCATTTCGGAACCGCACAGTAATTTCAATTAGATACCTACCTTGTTAAGCGTTGATATCATCGCTGAACTACATATAAATCTTATAATCGTCAAGTACCCACTTACGTGGAAAGCCATATAAAACATCCGGTCTCAAATCACATCAAGTTTGTTTCTATTAACAAACCAGACCAACGAACGAAAAATGAAGGGTAAATATTAGTGTAAATATTCTAATTATTTAAGATATGATTCAATTCgttcttttaaaattaaatggctTCAGTCCAGACTCCAGTGAGACTATTTCGCCAGTGTCAGTATTAGGACTATTGGCCGTTAACTCCAAAATAGTGGTTAAATGCGTTTCAAGATTAATTCTCATCACATTTTACTGTATAATGTTGTACTTATCGGTATTAAAGAGCAAAAAAACAAAGGAACTAATCACGATGCGTGACTAAGTATCTAGATGGCGCTCGAATCGGAATGAAATATAGGTATAGTATGAATTGTCTCAGATGATTTTTTTCGAGttcgggtgctaatccgttaaacaaaagcctttgtttcttttaagagcggtctaCAGCTCGTGCCAAAGCcaccatgtcgtttaaaaagcaactatcgtgatagtattaaggttcaaattcatatgacagcttgttcagagaacaattagggtggtcttgttttttgagataacaaaaacgtgttatctccgaatggactgattcaagaatttgaaccatataattatggtaaattataatttgttcccgttacttgcgtcggggctattagcaataagcattgtaaccactgcataaaggaaacaatatcttttgtttaacagattagggtccaAGCCGGAAAATTCACCAGAGATTATTCATACTATACCTCTATAAACCTTCCAAATTTCCAAGAAGTTATTTCCAGTAGTTCTTAATTTCCCGATTTGTTAAAGACGTCCGGGCAGATTTGGATTTTGTTCTTGGTTGAAGAGTTTTAATAAATTCACAGTTAGTGCTATTGTCTGGTGATAGGATCCCAGGATCCCAGAGATATCCACCGAATCGAATCGATGAATCGATAGAATATTACTCGCGGCTCACGGCACATTGTGAATTGACTCGTGCAACTGTTACTTTGCTTTCGGAAAGCGGGCCGGCGTTTGAAGAAATGGAATGCAGATTTTCATTTTGCCGTGGACTGAATATTTAGCTAAATTTATTatagaaatatattattattttcctgTGCGTCAGTTGACCAAATTTGTCTAAGTATCTATCTCTTTTTTATCCAAGAACGTTACAAACCAAAAAAAACCTCttttatttctacaaaaaaaGAGCATTTAAGTTCCAAAGTTTTTCATATAGAAAAAACAGAATGGGTAACTAACTTGTTGCTTTCATCAACTTTTTAGCCGTCATAGCAGCCTTCTTAGTGGCTGTGGTGGCCGTAGCGGCCGACGAGTCATGTCCGTCCGACTGGTGGGC
Encoded proteins:
- the LOC134669342 gene encoding salivary glue protein Sgs-3-like — its product is MESVVAALLVAVVAVAADDTCPSDWTQDKLLVHDDCNKFYMCRFGEPVEMTCWGDLFFNIDTWECDWPSEVECGDRNIPGQEPTTTVEPETEATTPEPTTAEPTTAEPTTAEPTTEEPTTVEPTTVEPTTEEPTTVEPTTAEPTTAEPTTEEPTTVEPTTVEPTTEEPTTSEPTTEEPTTAEPTTAEPTTTEPATEEPATPAPGFLENGCPVDPHIHWLLPVEGDCNGFYYCVWGELVLRECAPVLHFNRELQVCDWPENAGCATSLNKHNIGQYLQRY